The following proteins are co-located in the Candidatus Nanosynbacter sp. HMT-352 genome:
- the infB gene encoding translation initiation factor IF-2, with protein sequence MAEKIVNIADSVTVGELAETLGLSVTTLIGELFKNGIAATINQRLDFETAQIIVEELGLDVQLKRKTVSAEIHHHAHKLSDKAVPRPPIVAVMGHVDHGKTSLLDAILDKKTAASEAGGITQHISAYQAQRNGRTITLLDTPGHEAFAALRQHGATLTDVVIIVVAADDGVKPQTVEAIRFARSANAKIVVAINKIDKEAANPQLVKTQLASEHGLNPEEWGGDTVMVEVSAKTGQNLDKLLDMVLLVADMEDLRADEDVPAEGLVIEAHMETGRGAVVGLLVENGHLRPGHYLVAGTAYGRVRTLQDFRGKAVKDAGPSMPVNMTGFKELPQFGDGFEIAKSEKEARNLAQKAKIEQEKMAATTNVTGADILKMMNRKLDAEEFNVIVKADVQGSVTSVVDSLKLIDTNGEVELHVVGTGVGNISENDIHLAVGENTVIYGFNVDLPPAVKRLAAREHVEVRIFKVIYELLDDAKASMEALLAPEIVETEIGELEIKGVFRTMREEVIAGGEVKHGKVAKDLLARVKRGGEQIAEVEVSSVQRQQQEAKEVFEGEMCGLSLRTKKKITLEIGDKLEFFTRELVKKTLG encoded by the coding sequence ATGGCAGAAAAAATCGTCAATATTGCGGATTCGGTAACGGTTGGCGAGTTGGCCGAAACTCTGGGATTGTCAGTAACTACGCTGATTGGTGAATTGTTTAAGAACGGAATCGCTGCGACAATTAATCAGCGACTAGATTTTGAGACTGCGCAGATTATTGTTGAAGAATTGGGGCTGGATGTGCAGCTGAAACGGAAGACGGTTTCAGCAGAAATTCATCATCATGCGCACAAATTGTCAGATAAGGCAGTTCCTCGTCCACCGATTGTAGCTGTGATGGGGCATGTTGACCACGGTAAAACGAGTTTACTAGATGCGATTCTTGATAAGAAAACAGCGGCTAGTGAAGCCGGAGGAATTACTCAGCATATTAGCGCTTATCAAGCTCAGCGCAACGGACGAACTATCACTTTATTGGACACTCCAGGTCACGAGGCTTTTGCGGCGCTAAGGCAGCATGGAGCTACACTGACCGATGTAGTGATTATCGTGGTGGCGGCGGATGATGGAGTTAAACCTCAGACTGTTGAAGCTATTCGATTTGCCAGGTCAGCTAACGCTAAAATTGTGGTGGCAATTAATAAGATTGACAAAGAGGCGGCTAATCCGCAACTGGTAAAAACTCAATTGGCATCTGAGCATGGTTTGAATCCTGAAGAATGGGGTGGCGATACTGTGATGGTTGAGGTTAGCGCGAAAACTGGTCAAAACTTAGATAAGCTTTTGGATATGGTTTTATTGGTGGCGGATATGGAAGATTTGCGCGCAGATGAAGATGTTCCGGCCGAAGGTCTAGTGATTGAGGCGCACATGGAAACTGGTCGTGGCGCCGTAGTTGGCTTGTTGGTGGAGAATGGTCATTTGAGACCTGGTCATTATCTGGTTGCTGGGACGGCTTACGGGCGAGTCCGAACGCTTCAAGATTTTCGCGGTAAAGCCGTTAAAGATGCCGGTCCAAGTATGCCAGTGAATATGACTGGATTTAAGGAATTGCCGCAATTCGGTGATGGATTTGAGATTGCGAAGAGCGAAAAAGAAGCTCGCAATTTGGCGCAAAAGGCTAAAATTGAACAGGAGAAAATGGCAGCCACAACCAATGTTACTGGTGCAGATATTCTTAAGATGATGAATCGAAAGCTTGACGCGGAAGAATTTAACGTAATCGTTAAGGCTGATGTTCAGGGTTCGGTAACGTCTGTGGTTGATAGTTTGAAGCTGATTGATACGAATGGCGAAGTTGAGCTTCATGTTGTTGGAACTGGCGTTGGTAATATTTCTGAGAACGATATTCATTTGGCGGTTGGTGAAAATACGGTGATTTATGGCTTTAATGTCGATTTGCCGCCAGCAGTTAAGCGATTAGCGGCGCGTGAACACGTGGAAGTGCGAATTTTTAAGGTGATTTATGAATTGTTGGATGACGCTAAGGCTTCAATGGAGGCTTTGCTAGCGCCAGAAATCGTTGAAACTGAAATTGGTGAGTTGGAAATTAAGGGCGTATTTAGGACGATGCGCGAAGAAGTGATTGCTGGTGGCGAAGTGAAGCACGGTAAAGTCGCTAAGGACTTGCTGGCGCGCGTAAAACGTGGCGGAGAGCAAATTGCCGAGGTTGAGGTTTCTTCTGTACAACGTCAGCAACAAGAGGCAAAAGAAGTCTTTGAAGGTGAAATGTGTGGATTGAGCCTCAGGACAAAGAAAAAGATTACCTTAGAAATTGGCGACAAGCTGGAGTTCTTTACGAGGGAATTAGTGAAGAAGACACTGGGGTAG